In one Myripristis murdjan chromosome 5, fMyrMur1.1, whole genome shotgun sequence genomic region, the following are encoded:
- the rbck1 gene encoding ranBP-type and C3HC4-type zinc finger-containing protein 1, with protein MASEVAVAVRLKEAEKLAQCLSEAISGGDGQEAVKLSQRLSELCVPVSVSVQSQAYPQDSLRLKVGVEDAQSDNYIPVTVDVSPNMTIAQLKDKINHDYGFHPSLQRWVIGKRLARDQETLFSHGVRQNGDQAFLFILSAHAAHLSRQQHQLDQEQHLLEGIMESMSLMPRGAGAGVGEKTPPPPETPPPLPPRTPTVTKPAVPPKPQLGWACSHCTYVNKPTRPGCEMCGGERPEDYQVPDIYQPDEEEMVRMQQEELAMLQYEQSLVDEREKNFLSLLETDDHSLVTNPGEIDCPICFGSLEPGESVMLRECLHSFCRDCLKQTILNSQDAEVSCPFMDNDYSCESTLQDREIKALLTEEEHQKFLELRLSIAESRSEHSFHCQTPNCAGWCIYEDEVNEFHCELCNETNCILCKAIHKDMNCKEYQDDLRIRAENDLAAKQTKQMLEGLLQNGEAMHCPRCDVIVQKKDGCDWIRCLMCKTEICWVTKQARWGPNGHGDTSGGCRCRVNNQLCHPNCQNCH; from the exons ATGGCTTCTGAAGTTGCTGTCGCAGTCCGATTAAAGGAGG CAGAGAAACTGGCTCAGTGCCTGAGTGAAGCCATCAGCGGTGGGGACGGACAGGAGGCCGTCAAGCTGTCACAGAGGCTGTCAGAGCTCTGTGTCccagtgtctgtcagtgtccaGAGTCAGGCCTACCCTCAGGACTCCTTACG GCtgaaggtgggagtggaggatgCTCAGTCAGATAACTACATCCCAGTGACAGTTGATGTTTCTCCCAACATGACAATAGCACAGCTCAAAGACAAG ATCAACCATGACTACGGGTTCCATCCTTCGCTGCAGCGCTGGGTGATCGGCAAGCGGTTGGCACGGGACCAAGAGACGCTGTTCAGCCACGGTGTCCGTCAGAACGGAGACCAGGCGTTCCTGTTTATCCTTTCTGCCCATGCCGCTCATCTGTCACGGCAGCAGCATCAGCTGGACCAGGAGCAACACCTCCTAGAGG GCATCATGGAGTCGATGTCTCTCATGCCCAGAGGTGCGGGGGCAGGTGTGGGTGAGAAGACGCCTCCTCCCCCAgagactcctcctcctcttcctcccagaACACCTACTGTCACTAAACCTGCTGTCCCTCCCAAACCTCAG CTGGGTTGGGCCTGCAGCCACTGTACTTATGTGAACAAGCCAACGCGTCCCGGCTGTGAGATGTGTGGAGGGGAACGACCAGAGGACTACCAAGTGCCTGACATCTACCAGCCAGATGAGGAAGAGATGGTGCGcatgcagcaggaggagctggccatGTTGCAGTACGAACAG TCTCTGGTGGACGAGCGAGAGAAGAACTTCCTTTCCCTGCTGGAGACGGATGATCACAGCCTCGTCACCAACCCTGGAGAGATCGATTGTCCCATCTGCTTCGGTTCTTTGGAGCCAGGGGAGAGTGTCATGCTCAGAGAGTGTCTGCATAGCTTCTGCAG gGATTGTCTGAAGCAGACCATATTGAACAGTCAGGATGCTGAAGTGTCTTGCCCATTCATGGACAATGACTACAGCTGTGAAAGCACGCTACAGGACCGAGAGATCAAGGCT CTCCTAACAGAAGAGGAGCACCAGAAGTTTCTGGAGTTGCGCCTGAGCATCGCAGAAAGCCGCTCGGAGCACAGCTTTCATTGCCAGACCCCCAACTGCGCAGGCTGGTGCATCTACGAAGATGAAGTGAACGAGTTCCACTGTGAACTCTGCAACGAAACCAACTGCATTCTCTGCAAG gccATCCATAAGGACATGAACTGTAAGGAGTACCAGGACGACCTGCGCATCCGAGCAGAAAATGATCTGGCGGCCAAGCAGACTAAGCAGATGCTGGAG GGCTTGCTGCAGAATGGGGAGGCTATGCACTGTCCTCGCTGCGACGTCATCGTCCAGAAAAAAGATGGCTGCGATTGGATTCGCTGTCTGATGTGCAAGACAGAGATCTGCTGGGTCACTAAACAGGCTCGCTGGGGACCAAAT GGCCACGGAGACACATCAGGTGGCTGCAGATGTCGAGTCAATAATCAGCTGTGTCACCCCAACTGCCAAAACTGCCACTAA